One Pseudomonas muyukensis DNA segment encodes these proteins:
- a CDS encoding two-partner secretion domain-containing protein produces MDIRTPLNQCIALIVAGVLFLNPIVATAAQLTVDAAANANTSINQAGNGVPIVNIATPNGSGLSTNTFRDYNVGSNGLILNNATSKTQSTQLGGIIIGNPNLRGQAAQVILNQVTGGNRSTLQGYTEVAGQAARVIVANPHGITCKGCGFINTPRATLTTGKPIMDGERLDRFQVDGGDIAIEGDALNARNLDQFDLITRSAKLNTELHARQLNIVTGRNDVQADTLQATPRAEDGSAKPLLAIDSAALGGMYANTIRLVGTEQGVGVKLAGNMAATTGDIQVDANGKVTLAQTSSAGNLKIAAQSTELTGKTYAAGSATVRVRDEVSVGQSLAARDSITVAGAQIDNQGIIEAGVEPDNTRNAHGDVTLTGQSLRNRGSVVANRTLEATASTLLDNQGGTVKGRATTLTAGQLDNRKGQVLADDTLTVNAGTLDNRDQGLLQGKGQAVVDVSANLDNRGGRLVGQGGLQVTATRLDNRDKGLVGSDRQAKLTTHALLDNQGGGKLSADRLDITTAGLLNGGGQLLGGDVLINASADIDNRLGLVSAKRLLDLKAVALDNSGKGNLRSDGTLGIKVATLDNRDNGLLSSLGDLTLHGSERLDNRGGLVLADRSLTVTGGHFDNRDKGAATTQGKARIDVASLANSDAGHLQSDGRLELVAGKVDNERLGNITAKGDLEAHLGTLNHQGGSLTSLGSLLLTADTLDNQQGGKIGATTVADISAARILNQQGEISSTGKVILNASQLLDNQGGKVIGDRGLTLTVQRLLNQNKGLLSGYDRLSLHGTELLNNGGKLSSHTHIDVTLDGQLDNSDAGLIVSDASVTLNTGTLLNRQGGKVSANAALDLTSQDLLDNQGGTLVSNAGLLLKAARLDNSHLGVISAQQHAELRSGAIDNSAKGNIGAGSLLLVATQLDNYGYGRISAAGQIDATLTGLDQNDHGQLVSETGIDLDLQHGRLVNRNGGLLRSPGSLLLRQMGVVDNRDAGEISSNQGFSLVASRLDNRGGRVVSSQDLTLRIAGVLDNSLKGVLSASHDLEVGAGSLDNYSGGSLASGRTLKATIDGQLDNHDEGILSAVGGLTVTSASLLNAERGLLSGNTGVTVTTGQLDNHQGGQLISQAALTVDSSELDNRGGALSSKQAMKLTTGELRNGADALLRGGRIHSDGALTLVAAQVDSSQGGEISAKGDLLLRVSALIQRQGRLIGEQKLDLDLNGGDLQNQGGLISANGPLNIQNLRKLDNSAGEITSQQSYQLLAQRIDNQQGRILSDGQLTVEAPLLDNSAKGLISGAQGLLAKGVDLNNSGEGTLSSKDGDLTVTLAGTLDNRELGALVSKGHQQISAASLHNSKGIVSSEQAITLSVSDQLDNSGGGLISATGDLAFDQDGTVIDNQGGQVNGQAITVTGKRLENAKGQLTSRALLELTLAEALVNTDGARLVSGADLLLNTGRVANNGGKLISHGLLRVDATTLDNSLGGNLASQQNLVLRLGGDLLNGQDGLLFSEHGKLDIHANALDNQAGTLKSQGGIEVRLDKALNNHGGRLESQAGGLELHAASLDNGGSGMLSAAKGLFKGVFAGLFDNGGGTTQAQSVDIKADTRVNNQGGYLSALGGDNQLVSAEFDNRGGGLYAAGLLHLQGQQLFNQSGKIGAGRIDFGLDGALYNGLGQLESEGDLLLRASELDNRTGNLRALGKTGTSRFIIAGNLLNDNGVLATANHDLDLQIGGLSNSGGQLLHTGLGTFGLASDKVTQAGGVLHTDGLLSIGAASWTNSSVLQARRLELDIGRFVQTASGKLLAVESFKGRGGDWSNDGLLASDGSLQLDLTGNYDGNGRLTSLGTLGLSATDIRLANSASLAAGASGVVTARNLLSNDGRLTALDGLTVNAASLENRGTLGGAAAVTLTANNLSNQRGLVFSGNDMTLRVGSLSNYYGDIYSLGGLDLAGNGSARAVLLDNISASMESAASMTLAVDTLLNRKEHLSSKQKLVAGYVNVYSDDRCKGKGCELYFSATESWQDVIDQDSPTAFITTGGKLNFAGDAFRNHYSSVSAAGDIAINTAVFENKGAGGGEQRNLTASMYTRDRGQYNAFINAKNQFNQNPGSLTLDQVMAASGYPHASIYNVIDNKTPIAGAVVAPAVVQSAGAVTINATQRIDNSVVRVNQAGAGTINARGDATADARQAQTQVRALNPQLPPDLAQRQVNPVTLPSFSLPQGSNGLFRISSQAGQAAVSGDALGATADRTQAGSGTFIAPLATTSGADSRAAQALGADAAASAQGAVAGSGVALGGLAAGVKLVQGVPERGVPNVAHKYLVETNPVLTDLKQFLSSDYMLGQLDVKPDQAIKRLGDGLYEQRLIREAVVARTGQRYIDGMTSDETLFRYLMDNAIASKDKLSLSVGVSLSAEQVAALTHDIVWMEQVEVNGEKVLAPVLYLAHANGRVAPNGALIQGRDVNLISGGELVNVGTLRASNNLAVSASNIGNAGLMEAGGRLDMLATESIRNAQGGIIAGREVSLTALTGDVINERSVTRLEGSAGGEHVTKDLVDTAARIEAANNLTITAGQDIGIVGGAVQAGGNIDMDAGRDLIIASQEGVDSHEYQRRRVSGHDTSITQYGSEVKAGGNLTATAGQDLSIVASEIEARRDLALQAGRDVTLAAAANEEHSYAKGKKGKTKYERQEDDVEQQSAEVKAGGDLTIDAGRDLRMVASKASAGDEAYLVAGDKLELLAANDSQYSLYDMNKKGGWGSKKTQRDEVTDVKAVGSAITSGGDLTLESGGDQLYQGAKLASGADLTIDSGGSVTFEAVKDMHQESHEKSKGDLAWNSMKGKGSTDETLRQSQLTANGDLVIKAVDGLKVDVKHVDQATISQSIDAMVAADPQLAWLKEVEKRGDVDWRQVKEVHDSFKYSHSGLGAGAQIVIAIIVTYLTAGAAGAMIGNATGAVAGSGSALAASGTATASAVANGAVVGSTVSAGWANVALSSIATAATNNAVVSGINNRGNLGAVFKDVTSSSSLKGYATGAITAGVTAAYLNDAFGISAEDLNKPTFGFDLSKLSGFGKFAGYTGSQAAIGAVAKSALEGSSLGSNLTDAGKTFVGNALSAAIYKRLGDKLYFEGLPTKTVAHALVGGLIAEAAGGDFRTGAIAAGANEAFVATVGEHIFPGESHEQLLTMTSQLLGLTVAAGLGADEKGQQVAGWVAQNATQYNNLDHPTAERMLGELKACRATKQCTAGRIQDIVDRYESISIARSKAMDDCKTRACAQGLVDSAIVIDSPVAKELIAFFRNQGYDTVGLLNGNPGQHLMPSMNPAGTGGLFVPDKDLFTAKLIKEGWLTPAEQAGLQRWDTETSWLDNAAGRKLTIQEKATLITELGTTGALAIMAGGRGAVAATGGGKGKSGEGKVSPGEGAKVPPCPRCFAAGTLVATPDGDRAIETLKVGDLVWTKPEHGGKPFAAAITATHERDDQPIYRLALESTRTDGAVRSETLLVTPSHPFYVPAKRDFVQMGELRQGDLLQSLADGEGEGTSTRVVSARLYKPVGKTFNLTVDVGHTFYVGDLRTWVHNTGGPCDIPVGTKSSSGGEQTSGKFKNLYPNDPVTPGPRYELVKTEGGYKYRVPGGMRTPKGKYDFIQVDGKIYIAPPRDNVVSGHLSLSKGGEVDFAGQIHFSQKGGLKNWDNHSGHYQPPAGAAPIVKLPQDIFKMYE; encoded by the coding sequence ATGGATATTCGCACCCCCCTGAACCAATGCATCGCCCTGATCGTCGCGGGGGTGCTGTTTCTCAACCCCATCGTCGCCACGGCCGCGCAGCTGACCGTCGATGCGGCGGCCAATGCCAATACCAGCATCAACCAGGCCGGCAACGGGGTGCCGATCGTCAATATCGCCACACCCAATGGCAGCGGCCTGTCGACCAACACCTTCCGCGACTACAACGTCGGCAGCAACGGGCTGATCCTCAACAACGCCACCAGCAAGACCCAATCGACCCAGCTGGGCGGCATCATCATCGGCAACCCCAACCTGCGCGGCCAGGCCGCCCAGGTGATCCTCAACCAGGTCACCGGTGGCAACCGCAGTACCCTGCAAGGCTATACCGAGGTGGCCGGGCAGGCCGCCCGGGTCATCGTCGCCAACCCCCACGGCATCACCTGCAAGGGCTGCGGCTTCATCAACACGCCGCGGGCCACCCTCACCACCGGCAAGCCGATCATGGACGGCGAGCGCCTCGACCGCTTCCAGGTGGACGGTGGCGACATCGCCATCGAAGGCGATGCGCTCAATGCCCGCAACCTCGACCAGTTCGACCTGATCACCCGCAGCGCCAAGCTCAACACCGAACTGCATGCCAGGCAGTTGAACATCGTCACCGGGCGCAACGATGTCCAGGCCGACACCTTGCAGGCCACCCCACGTGCCGAGGACGGCAGCGCCAAACCACTGCTGGCCATCGACAGCGCGGCGCTGGGCGGCATGTATGCCAACACCATTCGCCTGGTCGGCACCGAACAGGGCGTGGGCGTCAAGCTGGCCGGCAACATGGCCGCCACCACCGGTGACATCCAGGTGGACGCCAACGGCAAGGTGACCCTGGCGCAGACTTCCAGTGCCGGCAACCTGAAGATCGCCGCGCAGAGCACCGAGCTGACCGGCAAGACTTACGCGGCCGGCAGCGCCACCGTGCGGGTGCGCGACGAGGTGAGCGTCGGCCAGAGCCTCGCCGCCAGGGACAGCATCACCGTGGCCGGCGCGCAAATCGACAACCAGGGCATCATCGAAGCTGGCGTGGAGCCGGACAACACCCGTAATGCCCACGGCGATGTGACCCTCACTGGCCAGAGCCTGCGCAACCGTGGCAGCGTGGTGGCCAACCGCACCCTTGAGGCTACCGCCAGCACCCTCCTCGACAACCAGGGCGGCACCGTCAAGGGCCGAGCCACCACCTTGACGGCAGGCCAGCTGGACAACCGCAAAGGCCAGGTACTGGCCGACGACACCCTGACGGTCAACGCCGGCACCCTCGACAACCGTGACCAGGGCCTGCTGCAAGGCAAGGGCCAGGCCGTGGTGGATGTCAGCGCAAACCTCGACAACCGGGGCGGCCGCCTGGTGGGCCAGGGCGGCCTGCAGGTCACCGCCACCCGGTTGGACAACCGTGACAAAGGCCTGGTCGGCAGTGACCGCCAGGCCAAGCTGACCACCCATGCGCTGCTGGACAACCAGGGCGGCGGCAAGCTCAGCGCCGACCGCCTGGACATCACCACCGCCGGCCTGCTCAACGGTGGCGGCCAGTTGCTTGGCGGCGATGTCCTGATCAACGCCAGCGCCGACATCGACAACCGCCTCGGCCTGGTATCGGCCAAGCGCCTGCTCGACCTCAAGGCCGTGGCCCTGGACAACAGCGGCAAGGGCAACCTGCGCAGCGACGGCACCCTGGGCATCAAGGTGGCGACCCTGGACAACCGCGACAACGGCCTGCTGTCGAGTCTCGGCGACCTGACCCTGCATGGCAGCGAGCGCCTCGACAACCGCGGCGGCCTGGTCCTCGCCGACCGCTCGCTGACCGTCACCGGCGGGCATTTCGACAACCGTGACAAGGGCGCGGCCACCACCCAGGGCAAGGCCCGTATCGATGTCGCCAGCCTGGCCAACAGCGATGCCGGCCACCTGCAGAGTGACGGCCGCCTCGAGCTGGTCGCCGGCAAGGTCGACAACGAGCGGCTGGGCAACATCACCGCCAAGGGCGACCTCGAGGCCCACCTGGGAACGTTGAACCATCAAGGCGGCAGCTTGACCAGCCTGGGCAGCCTGCTGCTCACCGCCGACACCCTCGACAACCAGCAGGGCGGCAAGATTGGCGCGACCACCGTGGCCGACATCAGCGCGGCGCGTATCCTCAACCAGCAGGGTGAGATTTCCAGCACCGGCAAGGTCATCCTCAATGCCAGCCAATTGCTGGACAACCAGGGCGGCAAGGTCATCGGCGACCGTGGCCTGACCCTCACCGTGCAGCGCCTGCTCAACCAGAACAAGGGCCTGCTCAGTGGCTATGACCGCCTGAGCCTGCACGGTACCGAGCTGCTCAACAACGGCGGCAAGCTGAGCAGCCACACGCACATCGACGTGACCCTGGACGGCCAGCTGGACAACAGCGACGCCGGCCTGATCGTCAGTGACGCCAGCGTCACCCTGAATACCGGCACGCTGCTCAACCGCCAGGGCGGCAAGGTTTCGGCCAACGCGGCCCTGGACCTGACCAGCCAGGACCTGCTGGACAACCAGGGCGGCACCCTGGTGAGCAACGCCGGGCTGCTGCTCAAGGCCGCTCGCCTGGACAACAGCCACCTCGGCGTGATCAGCGCCCAGCAGCACGCCGAGCTGCGCAGCGGCGCCATCGACAACAGCGCCAAGGGCAATATCGGTGCCGGCAGCCTGCTGCTGGTCGCCACCCAGCTCGACAACTACGGCTATGGCCGCATCAGCGCCGCCGGCCAGATCGATGCCACCCTGACCGGCCTCGACCAGAACGACCACGGGCAACTGGTCAGTGAAACTGGCATCGACCTCGACCTGCAGCACGGTCGGCTGGTGAACCGCAACGGCGGCCTGCTGCGTTCGCCGGGCAGCCTGTTGTTGCGTCAGATGGGGGTGGTGGACAACCGTGACGCGGGCGAGATTTCCAGCAATCAGGGTTTCAGCCTGGTCGCCAGCCGCCTCGACAACCGCGGTGGGCGGGTGGTCAGCAGCCAGGACCTGACCCTGCGCATCGCCGGCGTGCTCGACAACAGCCTGAAGGGGGTGTTGTCGGCCAGCCACGACCTCGAGGTCGGGGCCGGCAGCCTCGACAACTACAGCGGCGGCAGCCTGGCCAGCGGCCGGACTCTCAAGGCAACGATCGACGGCCAGCTCGACAACCACGACGAGGGCATCCTGTCCGCCGTGGGCGGGCTGACCGTGACCAGCGCCAGCTTGCTCAACGCCGAGCGCGGCCTGTTGTCGGGCAACACCGGGGTGACCGTCACTACCGGCCAGTTGGACAACCATCAAGGCGGCCAGCTCATCAGCCAGGCGGCGCTGACCGTCGACAGCAGCGAGCTCGACAACCGTGGCGGTGCCCTGAGCAGCAAGCAGGCCATGAAGCTGACCACCGGCGAGTTGCGCAACGGCGCCGATGCCCTGCTGCGCGGCGGCCGGATCCACAGCGATGGCGCGTTGACCTTGGTGGCGGCGCAGGTCGATTCCAGCCAGGGCGGTGAAATTTCCGCCAAGGGCGACCTGCTGCTGCGCGTCAGCGCGTTGATCCAGCGCCAGGGGCGGCTGATCGGCGAACAGAAGCTCGACCTCGACCTGAACGGCGGCGACCTGCAGAACCAGGGCGGCCTGATCAGCGCCAACGGCCCACTGAACATCCAGAACCTGCGCAAGCTCGACAACAGCGCCGGCGAAATCACCAGCCAGCAATCCTACCAGCTGCTCGCCCAGCGCATCGACAACCAGCAGGGGCGCATCCTCAGCGATGGCCAGCTGACGGTGGAGGCGCCACTGCTGGACAACAGCGCCAAGGGCCTGATCTCCGGCGCCCAGGGCCTGCTGGCCAAGGGTGTTGATCTTAACAACAGCGGCGAAGGCACCCTGTCCAGCAAGGACGGTGACCTCACCGTGACCCTGGCCGGTACCCTCGACAACCGCGAACTGGGCGCCCTGGTCAGCAAGGGTCACCAGCAGATCAGCGCGGCCAGCCTGCATAACAGCAAGGGCATCGTTTCTTCCGAGCAGGCCATCACCCTCAGTGTCAGCGACCAGCTCGACAACAGCGGCGGCGGCCTGATTTCCGCCACCGGCGACCTGGCGTTCGACCAGGACGGCACCGTCATCGACAACCAGGGCGGGCAGGTCAACGGCCAGGCGATCACTGTCACAGGCAAGCGCCTGGAAAACGCCAAGGGCCAGCTGACCAGCCGCGCGCTGCTTGAGCTGACCTTGGCCGAGGCCCTGGTCAACACCGACGGCGCGCGCCTGGTCAGTGGCGCCGACCTGCTGCTCAACACCGGCCGTGTCGCCAACAACGGCGGCAAGCTGATCAGCCACGGCCTGTTGCGCGTCGACGCAACGACGCTGGACAACAGCCTTGGCGGTAACCTGGCCAGCCAGCAGAACCTGGTACTGCGCCTGGGCGGCGACCTGCTCAACGGCCAGGATGGCCTGCTGTTCAGCGAACACGGCAAGCTCGACATCCATGCCAATGCCCTGGACAACCAGGCCGGTACGCTGAAAAGCCAGGGCGGCATCGAAGTGCGCCTGGACAAGGCGTTGAACAACCACGGCGGGCGCCTGGAGAGCCAGGCGGGCGGCCTCGAGCTGCACGCCGCGAGCCTCGACAACGGCGGCAGCGGCATGCTCAGCGCGGCCAAGGGCCTGTTCAAGGGCGTCTTCGCCGGCCTGTTCGACAACGGCGGCGGCACCACCCAGGCGCAATCGGTGGACATCAAGGCCGACACCCGGGTGAACAACCAGGGTGGCTATCTCTCGGCCCTGGGTGGCGACAACCAGCTCGTCAGCGCCGAGTTCGACAACCGCGGTGGCGGCCTGTATGCCGCCGGGCTGCTGCACCTGCAGGGCCAGCAACTGTTCAACCAGAGCGGCAAGATCGGCGCCGGGCGCATCGACTTCGGCCTGGACGGCGCCCTGTACAACGGCCTCGGCCAACTGGAAAGCGAAGGTGACCTGCTGCTGCGCGCCAGCGAACTCGACAACCGCACCGGCAACCTGCGCGCGCTCGGCAAGACCGGCACCAGCCGTTTCATCATCGCGGGCAACCTGCTCAACGACAACGGTGTGCTGGCCACCGCCAACCACGACCTCGACCTGCAGATCGGCGGCCTGAGCAACAGCGGCGGGCAACTGCTGCACACCGGCCTTGGCACCTTCGGCCTGGCCTCGGACAAAGTCACCCAGGCCGGCGGCGTGCTGCATACCGATGGCCTGCTGAGCATCGGCGCCGCCAGCTGGACCAACAGCAGCGTGCTGCAGGCCCGGCGCCTGGAGCTGGACATCGGGCGTTTCGTGCAGACGGCCAGCGGCAAGCTGCTGGCGGTCGAGAGTTTCAAGGGCCGCGGTGGCGACTGGAGCAACGATGGTCTGCTGGCCAGTGACGGCAGCCTGCAGTTGGACCTCACCGGCAACTACGACGGCAATGGCCGCCTGACCAGCCTCGGCACCCTGGGGTTGAGCGCCACCGATATCCGCCTGGCCAATAGCGCCAGCCTGGCCGCTGGCGCCAGCGGCGTGGTGACGGCCCGCAACCTGCTGAGCAACGACGGTCGCCTGACCGCCCTCGATGGCCTCACGGTCAACGCCGCCAGCCTGGAAAACCGCGGCACCCTCGGCGGCGCCGCCGCGGTGACACTGACCGCCAACAACCTGAGCAACCAGCGCGGCCTGGTGTTCAGTGGCAACGACATGACCCTGCGCGTGGGCAGCCTGAGCAACTACTACGGCGATATCTACAGCCTCGGCGGCCTGGACCTGGCCGGCAACGGCAGCGCCCGCGCCGTGTTGCTGGACAATATCTCGGCCAGCATGGAAAGCGCCGCCAGCATGACCCTGGCGGTGGATACCTTGCTCAACCGCAAGGAACACTTGAGCTCCAAGCAGAAGCTGGTCGCCGGCTACGTCAACGTCTATTCCGACGACCGCTGCAAAGGCAAGGGCTGCGAGCTGTACTTCTCGGCCACCGAGAGCTGGCAGGATGTCATTGACCAGGACAGCCCTACAGCCTTCATCACCACCGGCGGCAAGCTGAACTTTGCCGGTGACGCGTTCCGCAACCACTACAGCAGTGTCTCGGCGGCCGGCGATATCGCCATCAACACGGCCGTGTTCGAGAACAAGGGCGCCGGTGGCGGCGAGCAACGCAACCTTACCGCCAGCATGTACACCCGTGATCGCGGCCAGTACAACGCGTTCATCAACGCCAAGAACCAGTTCAACCAGAACCCCGGTTCGCTGACCCTCGATCAGGTCATGGCCGCGTCTGGCTACCCGCATGCCAGCATCTACAACGTCATCGACAACAAGACGCCGATCGCTGGCGCCGTGGTCGCCCCGGCGGTGGTGCAGTCGGCCGGCGCAGTGACCATCAACGCCACCCAGCGCATCGACAACAGCGTGGTGCGCGTCAACCAGGCCGGTGCCGGCACCATCAATGCCCGTGGCGATGCCACCGCCGATGCGCGCCAGGCCCAGACCCAGGTGCGCGCGCTCAACCCGCAGTTGCCGCCGGACCTGGCCCAGCGCCAGGTCAACCCGGTCACCCTGCCCAGCTTCAGCCTGCCCCAGGGCAGCAACGGCCTGTTCCGCATCAGCAGCCAGGCCGGCCAGGCCGCCGTCAGCGGCGACGCCCTGGGCGCGACCGCTGACCGCACCCAGGCCGGCAGCGGCACCTTCATTGCGCCGCTGGCCACCACCTCCGGTGCCGACAGCCGCGCCGCGCAGGCCCTTGGCGCCGACGCCGCGGCATCTGCCCAAGGCGCCGTGGCCGGTTCCGGCGTGGCGCTGGGCGGCCTGGCCGCCGGCGTCAAGCTGGTCCAGGGCGTGCCTGAGCGCGGCGTGCCGAATGTCGCGCACAAGTACCTGGTAGAGACCAACCCGGTCCTGACCGACCTCAAGCAGTTCCTCAGCTCCGACTACATGCTCGGCCAGCTCGACGTCAAGCCGGACCAGGCCATCAAGCGCCTGGGCGACGGCCTCTACGAGCAGCGCCTGATCCGCGAGGCGGTGGTGGCCCGTACCGGCCAGCGCTACATCGACGGCATGACCAGCGACGAGACGCTGTTCCGCTACCTGATGGACAACGCCATCGCCAGCAAGGACAAGCTGTCGCTGAGCGTGGGCGTGTCGCTCAGCGCCGAGCAGGTGGCGGCGCTGACCCACGACATCGTCTGGATGGAGCAGGTCGAGGTCAACGGCGAGAAGGTGCTCGCCCCGGTGCTGTACCTGGCCCACGCCAACGGCCGCGTGGCCCCTAACGGCGCGTTGATCCAGGGCCGCGACGTCAACCTGATCAGCGGTGGCGAGCTGGTCAACGTCGGCACCTTGCGCGCCAGCAACAACCTCGCCGTCAGCGCCAGCAACATCGGCAACGCCGGGTTGATGGAAGCGGGCGGGCGCCTGGACATGCTGGCCACCGAGTCGATCCGCAACGCCCAGGGCGGGATCATCGCCGGGCGTGAAGTGAGCCTCACCGCGTTGACCGGCGACGTGATCAACGAACGCAGCGTCACCCGCCTTGAGGGCAGCGCGGGCGGTGAGCACGTGACCAAGGACCTGGTCGACACCGCCGCGCGCATCGAGGCGGCGAACAACCTGACGATCACGGCGGGGCAGGACATCGGCATTGTCGGCGGTGCCGTGCAGGCCGGTGGCAACATCGACATGGATGCCGGCCGTGACCTGATCATCGCCAGCCAGGAAGGTGTCGACAGCCACGAGTACCAGCGCCGCCGCGTCAGTGGCCACGACACCAGCATCACCCAGTACGGCAGCGAGGTGAAGGCCGGCGGCAACCTCACCGCCACGGCCGGCCAGGACCTGAGCATCGTCGCCAGCGAGATCGAGGCCCGCCGCGACCTGGCCCTGCAGGCCGGGCGCGACGTGACCCTGGCCGCCGCGGCGAACGAGGAGCACAGCTACGCCAAGGGCAAGAAAGGCAAGACCAAGTACGAGCGCCAGGAGGACGACGTCGAGCAGCAGTCGGCCGAAGTGAAGGCCGGCGGCGACCTGACCATCGACGCCGGGCGCGACCTGCGCATGGTGGCGAGCAAGGCCAGCGCCGGCGACGAAGCCTACCTGGTGGCCGGCGACAAGCTCGAGCTGCTGGCCGCCAACGACAGCCAGTACTCGCTGTATGACATGAACAAGAAGGGTGGTTGGGGGAGCAAGAAGACCCAGCGTGATGAAGTGACCGACGTCAAGGCGGTGGGGAGTGCGATCACCAGTGGTGGCGACCTCACCCTCGAGAGCGGCGGTGACCAGCTGTACCAGGGCGCGAAGCTCGCCTCCGGTGCGGACCTGACCATTGATAGCGGCGGTTCGGTGACCTTCGAAGCAGTCAAGGACATGCATCAGGAGAGTCACGAGAAGAGCAAGGGTGACCTTGCCTGGAACAGCATGAAGGGCAAGGGCAGCACCGACGAGACCCTGCGTCAGAGCCAGCTGACCGCCAATGGTGATCTGGTGATCAAGGCGGTGGATGGCTTGAAGGTCGATGTGAAACATGTCGACCAGGCGACCATCAGCCAGAGCATCGACGCCATGGTCGCAGCCGATCCGCAGTTGGCTTGGTTGAAGGAAGTCGAGAAGCGCGGGGATGTGGACTGGCGGCAGGTGAAGGAGGTGCATGATTCCTTCAAGTACAGCCATTCCGGGCTTGGGGCCGGGGCGCAGATCGTCATTGCCATCATCGTCACCTACCTGACGGCAGGGGCGGCTGGCGCAATGATTGGCAATGCCACAGGTGCCGTGGCAGGTTCCGGCTCGGCTTTGGCCGCAAGCGGAACCGCGACCGCCAGTGCCGTGGCCAATGGCGCGGTGGTCGGTTCGACAGTTTCAGCCGGTTGGGCAAACGTGGCACTGAGCAGCATTGCCACAGCGGCCACCAACAACGCCGTTGTCAGCGGCATCAACAACCGTGGCAACCTTGGGGCGGTGTTCAAGGATGTGACCTCATCGAGCAGCCTGAAGGGGTATGCCACAGGCGCAATTACCGCCGGGGTTACCGCTGCTTATCTCAATGATGCGTTTGGTATTTCCGCCGAGGACCTGAACAAACCTACCTTTGGCTTCGATCTGAGCAAGCTTTCGGGCTTTGGCAAGTTTGCCGGTTACACCGGCTCGCAGGCAGCGATAGGCGCTGTTGCCAAATCCGCGCTGGAAGGGAGCAGCCTGGGTAGCAACCTGACCGATGCCGGCAAGACCTTCGTGGGCAATGCGCTGTCGGCGGCCATCTACAAGCGACTTGGCGACAAGCTGTACTTCGAAGGGCTGCCAACCAAGACTGTGGCGCACGCCTTGGTCGGTGGCCTGATCGCCGAGGCCGCGGGTGGTGATTTCCGTACAGGGGCGATTGCGGCAGGTGCGAACGAAGCCTTCGTCGCCACCGTTGGTGAACACATTTTCCCCGGGGAGTCGCATGAGCAACTGCTGACCATGACCTCGCAGTTGCTGGGGCTGACCGTGGCCGCAGGTTTGGGGGCCGATGAGAAAGGGCAGCAGGTGGCAGGCTGGGTGGCGCAGAACGCTACCCAATACAACAACCTCGATCACCCGACTGCGGAGCGCATGCTGGGTGAGTTGAAGGCATGTCGGGCAACCAAGCAGTGCACGGCGGGCCGGATCCAGGACATCGTCGATCGATACGAAAGCATCTCCATCGCCCGCTCGAAGGCGATGGACGACTGCAAGACGCGTGCGTGTGCGCAGGGACTGGTCGACAGTGCGATTGTCATCGACAGCCCGGTTGCCAAGGAACTGATTGCGTTCTTTAGGAACCAGGGATACGACACCGTCGGTTTGCTCAATGGCAACCCAGGGCAACACCTGATGCCGTCGATGAACCCTGCCGGTACCGGCGGCTTGTTTGTGCCCGATAAGGACCTGTTCACCGCGAAACTCATCAAGGAAGGCTGGTTGACGCCTGCGGAGCAAGCCGGGCTTCAGCGATGGGATACGGAAACATCATGGCTGGACAATGCCGCTGGTCGTAAATTGACGATCCAGGAAAAGGCTACCCTGATCACCGAACTGGGTACGACCGGGGCGCTGGCCATCATGGCCGGTGGTCGAGGCGCAGTCGCCGCGACGGGGGGCGGTAAGGGCAAATCCGGAGAGGGCAAGGTCAGCCCAGGTGAGGGCGCGAAGGTCCCGCCATGCCCGCGTTGCTTCGCAGCTGGCACCCTGGTGGCAACGCCGGATGGCGACCGGGCGATTGAAACGCTCAAGGTCGGCGATTTGGTGTGGACCAAGCCAGAGCACGGCGGCAAGCCGTTTGCCGCGGCGATCACCGCGACCCATGAGCGGGACGACCAGCCGATCTATCGCCTGGCCCTGGAGAGCACCCGTACCGATGGCGCGGTAAGATCGGAAACATTGTTGGTGACACCGAGCCACCCGTTCTACGTACCCGCCAAGCGTGACTTTGTGCAGATGGGCGAGCTACGGCAGGGGGATCTGCTGCAGTCGCTGGCGGATGGAGAGGGTGAAGGGACGTCGACTCGGGTGGTCTCGGCGCGGTTGTACAAGCCGGTTGGGAAGACGTTTAACCTGACGGTGGATGTGGGGCATACGTTCTATGTGGGGGATCTTAGGACGTGGGTGCACAATACTGGTGGGCCTTGTGATATTCCTGTTGGGACGAAAAGCTCAAGTGGAGGTGAGCAGACAAGCGGGAAGTTCAAGAATTTATATCCGAATGATCCCGTCACCCCGGGGCCGCGGTATGAACTGGTTAAGACAGAGGGAGGCTATAAGTATCGTGTGCCAGGTGGTATGCGTACACCTAAAGGAAAGTATGATTTTATTCAGGTGGACGGAAAAATTTATATAGCCCCCCCAAGGGATAATGTGGTTTCAGGTCATCTCTCATTATCGAAAGGAGGGGAAGTCGATTTTGCAGGGCAGATCCACTTCTCACAAAAAGGAGGTTTGAAGAATTGGGATAACCATTCTGGGCATTATCAACCTCCTGCGGGTGCTGCGCCGATTGTCAAATTGCCGCAAGATATTTTCAAAATGTATGAGTGA